In Aegilops tauschii subsp. strangulata cultivar AL8/78 chromosome 3, Aet v6.0, whole genome shotgun sequence, one genomic interval encodes:
- the LOC109739540 gene encoding uncharacterized protein codes for MGEASSDDLCHCQGCLGKYTLLRDEENPQLAKFERRLPCFGCGIGWSSFLLGFLCPLLWYYATTLYCCKYYNRDPRERPGLAASAIAAAIFTTAATITLSIILIIWAQK; via the exons ATGGGAGAAG CAAGCTCGGATGATCTTTGCCATTGTCAAGGGTGTCTTGGCAAGTACACCCTACTCAGAGATGAAGAGAACCCACAGCTGGCAAAGTTTGAGAGACGCCTTCCTTGCTTTGGTTGCGGAATAGGATGGTCCTC ATTTCTTTTAGGTTTCTTGTGTCCATTGCTTTGGTACTATGCAACGACTCTTTACTGCTGCAAGTACTACAATAGGGATCCCCGAGAGCGCCCGGGTCTTGCTGCCTCTGCTATTGCG GCGGCCATCTTCACTACCGCGGCAACTATTACCCTCTCCATCATTCTGATTATCTGGGCACAAAAGTGA